The genomic DNA GGCGGCAATCTGTTCCGCCGTGAACTCGTGACTGACGGCATGGCTGCCATCGCGCAAAGTGGTATCCACTACGTGAATGAAGGGTTTGTCGCTCATGCTACTACCTCCCCTGCTAAGATCTTTGGGGCCAGTTTTTCCGCTACAGCCACAGCAGCGGAGGTAATGATGTCCAGGTTGCCGGAGTACTTGGGCAAGAAATCACCGGCTCCCTCCACTTCCACGATCACCGTCACCTTGTTGCCATCCAAGAGGGGCGGCACCCGGAGACGGTAGCCAGGCACGTAACTCTGGACTTCTTTGACCATAGCTTCCACGGAGGCCCGGATAGCCGCTTCGTCCGGTTTTTCTACCTCCACGTAAACGGTGTTGGTCATCATAATCGGCGGCTCGGCGGGGTTAAGGATAATAATCGCTTTGCCTTTCTTGGCCCCGCCCACCACTTCCAGAGCCTTGGCCGTGGTCTGGGTGAATTCATCGATGTTCTGGCGCGTCCCCGGCCCCGCGCTCTTGGAAGAGATACAGGCGACAATCTCCGCATATCTGGCTCCCGCGACCCGGCTCACGGCGTAAACGATAGGTACCGTCGCCTGCCCGCCACAGGTGACCATATTGAGGTTGGGCTCGAACTTCACCTGGTCCAGGTTGACAC from Clostridia bacterium includes the following:
- a CDS encoding acetaldehyde dehydrogenase (acetylating); this encodes MDKVKVAVIGPGNIGSDLMFKIMRSRYLEMALMTGIVESEGIKRARSLGFKTSVDGVNAVLAEEDIKIVFDATGAKPHLQHAPLLKEAGKIAIDLTPAAVGPYVVPCVNLDQVKFEPNLNMVTCGGQATVPIVYAVSRVAGARYAEIVACISSKSAGPGTRQNIDEFTQTTAKALEVVGGAKKGKAIIILNPAEPPIMMTNTVYVEVEKPDEAAIRASVEAMVKEVQSYVPGYRLRVPPLLDGNKVTVIVEVEGAGDFLPKYSGNLDIITSAAVAVAEKLAPKILAGEVVA